From Acinetobacter suaedae, one genomic window encodes:
- the hutG gene encoding formimidoylglutamase has translation MDHSFKWQGRNDGEGEAHLRIHQVVNTSQHATYAFIGFSSDEGVKRNKGRVGAADAPDLIRAQLANLPVHQPVTIADLGTVVCDSGKLETAQAELADQVERCLKQGMKPIVLGGGHEVAFGSFSGLFQYIQNHEPNKKIGIINFDAHFDLREAEQVTSGTPFLNAATLSAQHQQEFHYLCIGVAKHSNTKILFETADRLNSTYIYDNELQQKNVENIILKIQKFIGKVDYLYITVDLDVFSASIAPGVSAPAVKGVDLSVFDPLLEAIKETGKIKVFDVAECNPRFDLDSRTAKLAAYIIFNYIFD, from the coding sequence ATGGATCATTCATTTAAGTGGCAAGGAAGAAATGATGGAGAAGGTGAGGCACATTTACGTATCCATCAGGTGGTCAATACCAGTCAACACGCCACATATGCATTCATTGGCTTTAGTTCAGATGAAGGCGTAAAGCGAAATAAAGGTCGTGTCGGTGCTGCGGATGCGCCAGATCTGATTCGTGCGCAATTGGCGAATTTACCTGTGCACCAACCTGTCACAATTGCTGATCTTGGAACCGTCGTTTGTGATAGTGGTAAGTTGGAGACCGCACAGGCTGAATTGGCTGATCAGGTTGAACGTTGTTTGAAACAGGGCATGAAACCGATCGTCTTAGGCGGTGGGCATGAGGTTGCTTTTGGTAGTTTTTCAGGTTTGTTTCAATATATTCAAAATCACGAGCCAAATAAAAAGATTGGAATTATCAATTTCGATGCCCATTTTGATCTTCGTGAAGCAGAGCAAGTCACTTCAGGCACGCCTTTTCTCAATGCAGCAACATTATCAGCACAACATCAGCAAGAATTTCATTATCTATGCATTGGTGTGGCGAAGCATTCAAATACCAAAATTTTGTTTGAAACAGCAGATCGTTTGAACAGTACTTATATTTACGATAATGAATTACAACAGAAAAATGTCGAAAATATAATCTTAAAAATACAAAAATTTATCGGAAAAGTTGACTATTTGTATATTACAGTTGACCTTGATGTATTTAGTGCTAGCATTGCGCCGGGTGTAAGCGCACCGGCGGTAAAAGGAGTTGATTTATCGGTATTTGATCCATTATTAGAAGCCATTAAGGAAACCGGCAAAATTAAAGTTTTTGATGTGGCTGAATGTAATCCACGGTTCGATTTGGATAGCAGAACTGCCAAATTAGCCGCTTATATAATTTTTAACTATATATTTGATTGA
- a CDS encoding Glu/Leu/Phe/Val family dehydrogenase: MSNLSYISQNNGPWSTYLEQIDRVAPHLEHLKDYIDTLKRPKRALIVDVPIVMDDGTIQHFEGYRVQHNLSRGPGKGGIRFHPDVDLNEVMALSAWMTIKTAVLNLPFGGAKGGVRVDPRKLSPRELERLTRRYTSEISHIIGPQKDIPAPDVGTNPNVMGWIMDTYSSGQGHTVTGVVTGKPVHLGGSLGRIKATGRGVFITGQQVADKIKLPLDGAKIAVQGFGNVGSEAAYLFAESKSKIVTIQDHTGTIYNPEGINLEELKVYLKTNQGVGGFAGAQAISDEAFWDVEMDILIPAALEGQITIERAQKLTAKLVLEGANGPTYPEADDILVQRGITVVPDVICNAGGVTVSYFEWVQDMSSYFWSEEEINERLDKLMIQAINDVWTTANEKVCTLRTAAFILGCERILKARMERGIFPG, translated from the coding sequence ATGTCTAATTTATCTTATATCTCTCAAAATAACGGTCCATGGTCAACCTACCTCGAGCAAATCGATCGTGTTGCTCCTCACTTAGAACATTTAAAAGACTATATTGACACGCTTAAGCGTCCAAAACGTGCGCTTATCGTGGATGTGCCAATTGTAATGGATGATGGTACGATCCAGCATTTTGAAGGCTATCGTGTACAACACAACCTATCGCGTGGTCCAGGTAAAGGTGGTATCCGTTTCCATCCAGATGTTGACCTAAATGAAGTCATGGCACTTTCAGCGTGGATGACGATTAAAACTGCTGTTTTAAATCTTCCTTTCGGTGGTGCAAAAGGTGGTGTACGTGTTGATCCACGTAAACTTTCTCCACGTGAGTTAGAGCGTTTAACACGTCGTTATACCAGTGAAATCAGTCATATCATTGGGCCTCAAAAAGATATTCCTGCTCCAGATGTAGGTACCAATCCAAACGTAATGGGTTGGATCATGGATACTTATTCATCTGGTCAAGGTCATACTGTAACAGGTGTTGTAACAGGCAAACCTGTACATTTGGGTGGTTCTTTAGGTCGTATTAAAGCAACGGGACGTGGTGTATTTATTACAGGTCAACAAGTTGCAGATAAGATTAAATTACCACTTGATGGTGCGAAAATTGCGGTGCAAGGTTTTGGTAATGTAGGTAGTGAAGCAGCATATTTATTTGCTGAATCAAAATCTAAAATCGTAACCATCCAGGACCATACAGGTACGATTTATAATCCTGAAGGCATTAACCTTGAAGAGTTAAAAGTTTATCTTAAAACAAATCAAGGTGTGGGTGGTTTTGCTGGTGCGCAAGCGATCAGTGATGAAGCATTCTGGGACGTAGAGATGGACATCTTAATTCCTGCTGCTTTAGAAGGCCAGATCACTATTGAGCGCGCACAAAAATTAACTGCAAAACTTGTACTTGAAGGTGCAAACGGTCCAACTTATCCAGAAGCAGATGATATTTTAGTTCAACGTGGTATCACCGTTGTTCCTGACGTTATCTGTAATGCGGGTGGTGTAACCGTTTCTTACTTTGAATGGGTTCAAGATATGTCGAGCTACTTCTGGTCAGAAGAAGAAATCAATGAACGTCTTGATAAACTCATGATTCAAGCGATTAATGATGTGTGGACGACAGCAAACGAGAAAGTATGTACGCTTAGAACAGCTGCATTTATTCTTGGTTGTGAGCGTATCTTAAAAGCGCGTATGGAACGTGGTATTTTCCCTGGTTAA
- the hutI gene encoding imidazolonepropionase encodes MKKLWKNCHIATMQNGQYSSIENAAMVTDGKHIDWIGLEKDVPQLEFEESIDLNGAWVTPGMIDCHTHSVFGGNRSVEFEQRLQGVSYAEIAANGGGIASTVRATREATEAQLLESALKRIRCMLKEGVTTIEIKSGYGLDYENERKMLRVIRQIAQTLPMTVKSTCLAAHALPPEFKDQGDAYIEHICTEMLPKLHQEGLVDAVDAFCEYLAFSPEQVERVFKTAKTLNLPIKLHAEQLSSLGGSSLAARYHALSADHLEFMTEDDVKAMAETGTVAVLLPGAFYFLRETQLPPLESLHKHGVRIALSSDLNPGTSPALSLRLMLNMGSTLFRLTPEQALAGVTIHAAHALGLQATHGSLEQGKYADFIAWDIEHPSEIVYWLGGDLSKRIVRHGTEISIS; translated from the coding sequence ATGAAAAAGCTTTGGAAAAACTGTCATATTGCCACGATGCAAAATGGACAATATTCCAGTATAGAAAATGCAGCCATGGTGACAGATGGAAAGCATATTGATTGGATCGGTTTAGAAAAAGATGTACCTCAACTAGAGTTTGAAGAATCTATTGATCTCAATGGTGCATGGGTCACGCCTGGCATGATCGATTGTCATACCCATAGTGTTTTTGGGGGGAATCGTAGTGTTGAGTTCGAACAACGTTTACAAGGTGTGAGCTATGCGGAGATTGCTGCAAATGGTGGTGGGATCGCCAGTACTGTGCGGGCAACCCGTGAAGCAACTGAAGCGCAGTTACTTGAATCAGCGCTAAAACGTATTCGTTGCATGTTAAAAGAAGGTGTGACGACCATTGAAATCAAGTCAGGTTATGGCTTGGATTATGAAAATGAACGGAAAATGTTGCGTGTCATTCGTCAGATTGCACAAACATTACCTATGACTGTGAAAAGCACGTGCTTAGCTGCACATGCATTGCCGCCTGAATTTAAAGATCAAGGTGATGCCTATATTGAGCATATTTGTACAGAAATGTTGCCCAAACTGCATCAAGAAGGGCTTGTCGATGCTGTTGATGCGTTCTGTGAGTATTTAGCATTTTCACCTGAACAAGTTGAGCGTGTATTTAAAACAGCGAAAACATTAAATCTTCCAATTAAATTGCATGCAGAACAGCTTTCTTCATTGGGTGGTTCAAGTTTAGCTGCACGTTACCATGCATTATCTGCTGATCACTTAGAGTTCATGACGGAAGATGATGTTAAGGCAATGGCTGAGACTGGAACGGTTGCTGTGCTATTGCCCGGTGCATTTTATTTTTTGAGAGAAACCCAACTTCCGCCATTAGAAAGCCTGCATAAGCATGGTGTTCGGATTGCATTATCTAGCGATTTGAATCCAGGAACTTCACCAGCTTTGTCCTTACGTTTGATGTTGAATATGGGCAGTACTTTGTTTCGTTTAACGCCTGAACAAGCCTTGGCGGGTGTCACGATTCATGCCGCTCATGCATTAGGTTTACAGGCAACACACGGCAGCTTAGAACAGGGAAAATATGCGGATTTTATTGCATGGGATATTGAGCACCCTTCTGAAATTGTGTATTGGCTCGGCGGTGATTTAAGCAAAAGAATCGTACGACACGGTACTGAAATTTCGATCAGCTAA